The Hydrogenophaga crocea genome contains a region encoding:
- a CDS encoding SDR family NAD(P)-dependent oxidoreductase — MSIGVSLQGRTALVTGAATGIGRACALRLAEAGAVVWINHLGQAEAAAALVQAIAAAGGHAQAIEADVADAAAVQRMADRVGGVDVLVNNAGVILEKPFLETTEADWDRVLGVDLRAVFLVCRALLPGMLARGGGSVVNIASDLGLLGREGYAPYCAAKAGVIALTKSLAREFAPQRVRANAVAPGPVATAMVSLEHMSAEWVEKELAIPQHRLADPAEIADTVLFLASDLSRFYTGQVLGPNGGSAMP; from the coding sequence ATGAGCATCGGTGTCTCGCTGCAAGGCCGTACCGCCCTGGTCACCGGCGCCGCCACCGGCATCGGCCGCGCCTGCGCGCTGCGACTGGCCGAGGCCGGCGCGGTGGTGTGGATCAACCACCTGGGCCAGGCCGAGGCCGCAGCCGCCCTGGTGCAGGCCATCGCTGCCGCGGGCGGCCATGCGCAGGCGATCGAGGCCGACGTGGCCGACGCCGCCGCGGTGCAGCGCATGGCCGACCGCGTGGGCGGCGTCGACGTGCTCGTCAACAACGCCGGCGTGATCCTCGAGAAGCCCTTTCTTGAGACGACCGAGGCCGACTGGGACCGCGTGCTCGGTGTCGACCTCAGGGCCGTGTTCCTGGTCTGCCGCGCGCTGCTGCCCGGCATGCTGGCGCGCGGCGGCGGCAGCGTCGTCAACATCGCCTCCGACCTCGGCCTGCTCGGCCGCGAAGGGTACGCGCCCTACTGCGCGGCCAAGGCCGGCGTGATCGCCCTCACCAAGTCGCTCGCGCGCGAGTTCGCGCCCCAGCGGGTGCGCGCCAACGCGGTCGCGCCCGGGCCGGTGGCCACGGCCATGGTCTCGCTCGAACACATGAGCGCCGAGTGGGTGGAGAAAGAACTCGCCATTCCGCAGCACCGGCTGGCCGACCCCGCCGAGATCGCCGACACGGTGCTCTTCCTCGCGAGCGACCTGTCGCGCTTCTACACCGGCCAGGTGCTGGGCCCCAACGGCGGCTCGGCCATGCCCTGA
- a CDS encoding DMT family transporter: protein MPLLPDHPTERTATGVLLFSASLWGLSWMPLKAFFAQGLPGPVVSLLTYGCVGVLALWLLWRDRAAWRVQWGLVLALVAVGGWANTSFVNAIMLGDVARVMFLFYLSPVWSVLGGWLFLREHIPPVRWAAVGVAVVGLWLVLGADAGAAAAGLGWTDALALSAGLAFAANNIIARAAHRVPLRTKTFAVFIGCGLLSALAAALTGGERPAIGPGLWLALLAYGFGWMLLATVTWQYGVSHLPSSRAGMVLLAELLVSVGTAVAFGGEQLSPMAWAGGALIAVAALGEALFPPAPVATTGVHTP from the coding sequence ATGCCCCTGCTGCCCGACCACCCCACCGAGCGCACGGCCACCGGCGTGCTGCTGTTCTCGGCCTCGCTCTGGGGCCTGAGCTGGATGCCGCTCAAGGCCTTCTTCGCGCAAGGCCTGCCCGGCCCGGTGGTGTCGCTGCTCACCTACGGCTGCGTGGGCGTGCTCGCGCTCTGGCTGCTCTGGCGCGACCGCGCCGCCTGGCGCGTGCAATGGGGCCTGGTGCTGGCGCTGGTGGCCGTGGGCGGCTGGGCCAACACCTCGTTCGTCAACGCCATCATGCTCGGCGACGTGGCGCGGGTGATGTTCCTGTTCTACCTGTCGCCGGTGTGGTCGGTGCTGGGCGGCTGGCTGTTCCTGCGCGAGCACATCCCGCCGGTGCGCTGGGCCGCCGTGGGCGTGGCCGTGGTCGGCCTGTGGCTGGTGCTCGGCGCCGACGCGGGCGCCGCCGCCGCCGGGCTGGGCTGGACCGACGCACTCGCCTTGTCGGCCGGCCTGGCCTTCGCGGCCAACAACATCATCGCGCGCGCGGCGCACCGCGTGCCGCTGCGCACCAAGACCTTCGCGGTCTTCATCGGCTGCGGCCTGCTGTCGGCGCTCGCCGCGGCGCTCACCGGCGGCGAACGCCCCGCCATCGGCCCCGGCCTGTGGCTGGCGCTGCTGGCCTACGGCTTCGGCTGGATGCTGCTGGCCACCGTCACCTGGCAGTACGGCGTGAGCCATCTGCCCAGCAGCCGCGCCGGCATGGTGTTGCTGGCCGAGCTGCTGGTCTCGGTGGGCACCGCCGTGGCCTTCGGCGGCGAACAACTTTCCCCCATGGCCTGGGCCGGCGGCGCGCTGATCGCCGTCGCCGCCCTGGGCGAAGCCCTGTTTCCACCGGCCCCCGTGGCCACCACCGGAGTGCACACCCCATGA
- a CDS encoding creatininase, whose product MSSPATVWMNQLSWVEYQQRIRRDHPPVLMPVGALEQHGPHLPLGTDGLLAAAVAADTAARVGGLVAPTLSYGYKSQPKCGGGQHFCGTTSVDAATLIGQVRDAVREFARHGVDKLVVVNGHYENQWFLIEGIDLGLRDARAADPACALQVMRLEYWDFMTPETLGHVFPEGFPGFALEHAAVLETSMMLHHHPSLVRMDLLPDDGPADFPPYDMYPPRTDWVPASGVLSSARGADAAKGRLLAEEVARRMAEAIATGFSRPAP is encoded by the coding sequence ATGAGCTCCCCCGCCACCGTCTGGATGAACCAGCTGTCCTGGGTCGAGTACCAGCAGCGCATCCGCCGCGACCACCCGCCCGTGCTGATGCCCGTGGGCGCGCTGGAGCAGCACGGCCCGCACCTGCCGCTGGGCACGGACGGCCTGCTCGCCGCCGCGGTCGCGGCCGACACCGCGGCGCGCGTGGGCGGCCTGGTCGCGCCCACGCTGAGCTACGGCTACAAGTCGCAGCCCAAGTGCGGCGGCGGCCAGCACTTCTGCGGCACCACCAGCGTGGACGCGGCCACGCTGATCGGCCAGGTGCGCGACGCGGTGCGCGAGTTCGCGCGCCACGGCGTGGACAAGCTCGTGGTGGTCAACGGCCACTACGAGAACCAGTGGTTCCTGATCGAGGGCATCGACCTCGGTCTGCGCGACGCGCGCGCCGCCGACCCGGCCTGCGCGCTGCAGGTGATGCGCCTGGAGTACTGGGACTTCATGACACCCGAGACCCTGGGCCATGTGTTCCCCGAGGGCTTCCCGGGCTTCGCGCTCGAACACGCGGCGGTGCTGGAGACCTCGATGATGCTGCACCACCACCCGTCGCTGGTGCGCATGGACCTGCTGCCCGACGACGGCCCGGCCGACTTCCCGCCCTACGACATGTATCCGCCGCGCACCGACTGGGTGCCGGCCTCGGGCGTGCTCTCGTCGGCGCGCGGCGCCGACGCCGCCAAGGGCCGCCTGCTCGCCGAGGAGGTCGCGCGCCGCATGGCCGAGGCCATCGCCACCGGCTTCAGCCGGCCCGCGCCATGA